The genomic segment AGACTAACAATTGTAAACGCAAGTGCAAAACTGGTTTTCATTTCCGGTACAGACGCCATTCCCCTTGTACTTTTGATAGCAAATTGGTATGCATTCTTGAAAAGTGCATGGCTTGCTAAGCTTCACGTTCACAGaacatctttttatatttgCCCCCTGTGCACTTGGCAAAGCCAACAAAGCTAAaacgagaaaataaaa from the Camelina sativa cultivar DH55 chromosome 12, Cs, whole genome shotgun sequence genome contains:
- the LOC109128135 gene encoding defensin-like protein 163 yields the protein MAKLLCSYLLISIFILSALLALPSAQGANIKRCSVNVKLSKPCTFQECIPICYQKYKGNGVCTGNENQFCTCVYNC